One Sphingobacteruim zhuxiongii DNA window includes the following coding sequences:
- a CDS encoding BT_3987 domain-containing protein, protein MKYIIKKYSLLTWGLFSVLGIMALQSCKEEPIAVKKIDETKYEVKGESIGFLAGTDGKVNNSTIEFQSEGSYDVVLQLSKPNAQGVKGTIQYNEETLNAYNSKNGTTFKAFPKALVSLSGNGQVEVKPNGTTSDPVKVSVKTSNEIDGKETYVIPLSSTLQAGGALSQSSDLLLFVHDLSKVPNTNKSTGIKIISCMEVNDTNPLNNLSLKLKNSNKYLVDMVILFSSNINYDSATGKVKVTHNPNVTHLLANRAKYLKPLQEKGMKVILSILGNHDRSGVANLSDEAAKVFAQEIKVVVDSYGLDGVFFDDEYSAYQYPPPPGFVYPSRSAAARLVYETKKAMPDKLTMVYVYSSTGNFGGSNGIAEAEAGQYVDYALHDYGGSYDLSYNYPGLPKSGWGMSSAEYARGYIPHSSQLENIRKGGYGAHMIFALDPHRYNFDWLQKPALQDLARILFDDELLIDESQIYTKDW, encoded by the coding sequence ATGAAATACATCATAAAGAAATATAGCCTGTTAACCTGGGGATTATTTAGTGTCCTAGGAATTATGGCCTTGCAGTCTTGTAAAGAAGAGCCTATCGCTGTTAAGAAGATTGATGAAACAAAGTATGAAGTTAAGGGCGAATCGATTGGATTCTTAGCGGGAACCGACGGGAAAGTTAATAATTCGACTATCGAATTTCAATCAGAGGGATCCTACGACGTCGTACTTCAACTTTCTAAGCCAAACGCGCAAGGAGTAAAGGGAACTATTCAGTATAATGAAGAAACCTTAAATGCGTATAACAGCAAGAATGGTACGACTTTCAAAGCCTTTCCAAAAGCTCTAGTAAGTCTTTCAGGAAATGGGCAGGTTGAAGTTAAGCCGAATGGTACGACTTCTGATCCTGTAAAGGTCTCGGTGAAGACGAGTAATGAAATTGACGGCAAAGAAACCTACGTCATTCCATTGAGCAGTACGCTTCAGGCGGGAGGTGCATTATCGCAGTCAAGTGATCTACTGCTATTTGTTCACGATCTGTCGAAAGTACCAAATACCAATAAAAGCACGGGGATTAAGATTATAAGCTGTATGGAAGTTAATGATACGAATCCATTAAACAACTTGAGCTTGAAGCTTAAAAACAGCAATAAGTACCTCGTCGATATGGTTATTTTATTTTCGTCTAATATCAACTACGATAGCGCAACAGGGAAAGTAAAAGTAACCCACAATCCGAATGTTACGCATTTGTTAGCCAATCGGGCAAAGTATCTAAAGCCTTTGCAAGAAAAGGGCATGAAAGTTATCTTAAGCATTTTAGGAAATCACGATCGCTCGGGCGTGGCAAACTTATCCGATGAGGCAGCGAAAGTGTTTGCGCAGGAAATTAAAGTCGTTGTTGATTCTTATGGATTAGACGGTGTATTTTTTGACGACGAGTATTCGGCTTATCAATATCCGCCGCCGCCAGGATTTGTATATCCTTCTCGTAGTGCAGCTGCTCGTTTGGTTTATGAGACAAAGAAAGCAATGCCGGATAAGTTGACGATGGTTTACGTTTATTCGAGTACAGGCAATTTCGGTGGATCAAATGGAATTGCTGAAGCGGAAGCAGGGCAATATGTGGATTATGCATTGCATGACTATGGTGGCAGTTATGATCTTTCTTATAACTACCCTGGATTACCCAAATCAGGATGGGGTATGTCATCAGCAGAGTATGCACGTGGATATATTCCTCATTCTTCACAGTTAGAAAATATACGAAAAGGCGGCTATGGTGCCCATATGATTTTTGCACTTGATCCACATCGCTATAATTTCGATTGGCTTCAAAAGCCTGCATTGCAGGATTTGGCGAGGATATTATTTGATGATGAGCTGTTAATTGATGAAAGTCAAATTTATACGAAAGATTGGTAA
- a CDS encoding DUF1735 and LamG domain-containing protein translates to MKKIHFYSLGFMVAILTLISSCKSDETFDNKIYISTGKLERIINKPSVNTAQFEIKVGMANPEGAAVNINIAADPSQLDNYSQIYKENVEALPAEYYKISNSNVQIEQGSVESTPITINFEKINTLDREKIFVLPVSLMSSSLSILESQKTVFYVIKGGALIDVVADIEDNYLHIDQWKNPAAVNNLKEFTLEALVRVRNYDRMISSVMGIEGQFLIRLGDANFPPNQIQVATSYGNMPGADAATKWLPTNKWVHVAVVFNSADRKIKVYVDGKLQSEGNTNLPSMSFGINGRDGFYIGRSYEDSRFLAGDIAECRIWNVERSAQDIADNPYEVSPAAAGLVAYWKCNEGSGSVIKDHTENGNDLTAKKAVKWTAVSLPAK, encoded by the coding sequence ATGAAGAAGATACATTTTTATTCCTTAGGGTTCATGGTCGCCATATTGACCCTAATTAGCTCCTGTAAGAGCGATGAGACCTTTGATAATAAGATTTATATATCAACGGGGAAATTAGAGCGTATAATCAATAAGCCTTCGGTTAATACTGCACAATTTGAAATCAAAGTAGGGATGGCAAATCCTGAAGGCGCTGCGGTTAATATCAATATTGCAGCGGATCCTTCCCAGCTCGATAACTACAGCCAAATTTACAAAGAGAACGTGGAAGCACTTCCAGCGGAATACTACAAGATTTCTAATAGCAATGTACAAATTGAACAAGGATCGGTAGAATCTACCCCAATTACGATCAACTTTGAAAAGATCAATACCCTTGATCGCGAGAAGATATTTGTTCTTCCGGTTTCACTGATGAGTAGTAGTCTATCCATATTAGAAAGTCAAAAAACGGTGTTCTATGTGATTAAAGGGGGTGCATTGATTGATGTTGTAGCGGATATTGAAGACAATTACCTACACATAGATCAATGGAAAAACCCTGCGGCAGTTAATAATTTGAAGGAGTTTACTTTAGAAGCGCTTGTTCGCGTTCGAAACTATGACCGCATGATTAGTTCGGTTATGGGGATAGAAGGCCAGTTCTTAATCCGACTAGGCGATGCTAACTTTCCGCCCAATCAAATCCAAGTGGCAACATCTTATGGAAATATGCCAGGTGCTGATGCGGCAACGAAATGGCTTCCAACAAATAAATGGGTTCATGTTGCGGTAGTTTTCAATAGCGCAGATCGCAAGATCAAGGTTTACGTGGATGGGAAGTTGCAATCAGAAGGTAATACCAACTTACCGTCGATGAGCTTTGGAATCAATGGTCGCGATGGATTCTATATTGGACGCTCTTACGAAGACTCCCGCTTTCTTGCAGGAGATATCGCAGAATGTCGTATATGGAATGTTGAGCGAAGCGCTCAGGATATAGCAGATAATCCTTATGAAGTAAGCCCAGCTGCTGCAGGATTGGTAGCTTATTGGAAATGTAATGAAGGTAGTGGCAGTGTCATCAAGGACCATACAGAGAACGGCAATGACCTAACTGCTAAAAAAGCTGTTAAATGGACTGCAGTTTCACTTCCTGCAAAGTAA
- a CDS encoding glycoside hydrolase family 18 produces MKSKIQNYSIILLLGVMVSQLIACKDWTETEPLEISNPSVEQQNPALYAAYLEDLRAYKKNPHKINMGWFNNAKKNPASQGDHIAKVPDSLDYLVLEYPTALVDRELAEMKDLLEKKQTKVIFEIDFNSIKTAFLKKEDANLVFDTFVKDSIGGIFSDTDKTPYQGIIVSYQGKELLHLNEQERLQVEAEENLFFSLVKPWLDKNSDKALFYKGNPEFLIQKEILKAVDYIVLPTDNVADAGALNYALRSAMVSNVPTDKFIVLASMTSYKADEAKLGYFVDGSRSAIATARWAASVQNGVKIQGVGYKNLAYDYFNVLKSYQYNREAIQITNPSVKIK; encoded by the coding sequence ATGAAAAGTAAGATACAGAACTACAGCATCATCCTGTTACTTGGTGTGATGGTGTCGCAGCTAATAGCTTGCAAAGACTGGACAGAGACGGAACCTTTGGAGATTTCTAATCCAAGTGTTGAACAGCAAAATCCAGCACTCTACGCAGCCTATTTAGAAGACCTACGGGCGTATAAAAAGAATCCACATAAGATCAATATGGGTTGGTTTAACAACGCGAAAAAGAACCCTGCTAGTCAAGGAGATCATATCGCTAAAGTCCCAGATAGTCTTGATTATTTAGTATTGGAATATCCAACGGCATTAGTTGATAGAGAGCTTGCGGAGATGAAGGACTTGTTGGAGAAGAAGCAGACGAAAGTAATTTTTGAGATAGACTTTAACAGCATTAAGACAGCCTTTTTGAAGAAGGAAGATGCAAACTTAGTCTTTGACACTTTTGTAAAAGATAGTATCGGCGGTATTTTCAGCGATACGGATAAAACACCTTATCAGGGGATTATCGTATCATATCAAGGGAAGGAGCTTTTACATTTAAATGAGCAGGAGCGATTGCAGGTGGAAGCCGAAGAGAATCTGTTCTTCAGTCTTGTGAAGCCATGGCTTGATAAAAATAGTGATAAGGCCTTGTTCTATAAGGGAAATCCAGAGTTCTTGATTCAGAAGGAAATTTTGAAAGCAGTTGACTATATCGTATTGCCAACTGATAACGTTGCAGATGCAGGAGCTTTAAATTATGCTTTACGCTCGGCGATGGTCTCCAATGTGCCGACAGATAAGTTTATTGTGTTGGCCAGCATGACCTCATATAAGGCAGACGAGGCCAAGCTAGGATATTTCGTCGATGGTTCTAGATCAGCAATTGCGACTGCTCGCTGGGCTGCGTCGGTTCAAAATGGCGTAAAAATCCAAGGGGTAGGTTATAAAAATCTAGCCTACGATTATTTCAACGTGTTGAAGAGCTATCAATACAATAGAGAAGCGATTCAAATTACCAATCCTTCTGTTAAAATTAAATAA
- a CDS encoding RagB/SusD family nutrient uptake outer membrane protein, which produces MKLHKILFLGAMCSTLAFQSCTKKFDEYNTDPAGATPEEVERDAYVLSSAMIGLQSWVIPLDVNANQFIECLLGGSMGGYLADSNNGFNGKNFATYNPENGWSRVPFNDILPKLFVQTKTIKQVSQDVSVHAVAEIVKAMAASRVTDIYGPIPYSKVGENGALEAPYDSQEQVYDVMFSQLDEAIKVLTERRTQNFSSKADMVYGGNVIQWIKLANSLKLRLAIRISDVNPAKGKQKAEEAINHEIGVIRSNADNAFVKPINRNPFRIIMYEYNNGDSRVSADITSYMNGYADPRRAKYFTMSAFSGSVTNGYVGLRSGIQIPTGNIPKEYSNMNVTETDKLLWFNAAEVSFLAAEGALKGWNMAGGTAESLYNQGIRLSFEQWNVTGADDYLLNSSNKPAAYIDPNGAFSYAGVPSAITIKWQETASASQKLERIITQKWIANFPLGIEAWSEYRRTGFPKLMEVMVNNSAGRVDSKRKARRLPYPQEEYTENGKNVNEAVTNLLKGADNMGTDLWWVKK; this is translated from the coding sequence ATGAAACTACATAAGATATTATTTTTAGGTGCTATGTGCTCTACGTTAGCCTTTCAATCCTGCACCAAAAAATTTGATGAATACAATACCGATCCTGCAGGTGCAACGCCTGAGGAAGTAGAACGAGACGCTTATGTCTTATCCTCGGCAATGATCGGTTTACAATCATGGGTAATCCCTTTAGATGTGAATGCCAATCAATTCATAGAGTGTTTATTAGGAGGCTCTATGGGCGGATATCTCGCTGATTCAAACAATGGGTTCAATGGGAAAAACTTTGCGACCTACAACCCGGAGAATGGCTGGTCGCGTGTACCGTTTAACGATATATTGCCGAAACTCTTTGTGCAGACAAAAACTATTAAGCAGGTGTCTCAAGATGTATCTGTACATGCGGTAGCTGAGATCGTAAAGGCAATGGCAGCCTCTCGTGTGACAGATATTTACGGCCCAATCCCATACTCTAAAGTCGGTGAGAACGGTGCTTTAGAGGCTCCCTATGATTCTCAAGAGCAAGTATATGACGTTATGTTTAGCCAATTAGATGAAGCTATCAAAGTGCTTACGGAGCGCCGTACACAAAACTTCTCGAGTAAGGCCGACATGGTTTACGGAGGAAATGTGATCCAATGGATAAAACTTGCTAACTCATTAAAACTACGCTTGGCAATTCGTATTTCCGATGTCAATCCTGCAAAGGGAAAACAGAAAGCGGAAGAAGCGATAAATCATGAAATTGGTGTGATACGCTCGAATGCTGATAACGCTTTTGTAAAACCTATTAACAGAAATCCGTTTCGTATCATCATGTATGAATACAATAACGGTGACTCGCGTGTTTCCGCGGATATTACTTCTTATATGAACGGCTATGCTGATCCAAGAAGAGCAAAATATTTTACCATGTCGGCGTTTAGCGGTTCGGTAACTAACGGCTATGTTGGACTCCGCTCAGGAATTCAAATCCCAACAGGGAATATACCGAAGGAATATTCGAATATGAATGTTACGGAGACGGATAAACTGCTTTGGTTCAATGCTGCTGAAGTATCGTTTCTAGCTGCCGAAGGCGCCCTAAAAGGATGGAATATGGCAGGTGGGACTGCAGAGTCCTTATACAATCAGGGCATACGTTTATCATTTGAACAATGGAATGTAACTGGAGCGGACGATTACTTACTAAACAGTAGCAATAAGCCAGCAGCTTATATTGATCCTAATGGCGCATTTTCTTATGCAGGGGTACCTAGTGCTATCACAATTAAATGGCAAGAAACAGCAAGTGCTTCACAAAAACTAGAACGTATTATAACACAAAAATGGATTGCGAATTTCCCACTTGGAATTGAAGCATGGTCAGAATACCGTCGAACAGGTTTTCCTAAGCTGATGGAAGTAATGGTGAACAACAGCGCTGGTCGTGTTGATAGTAAGCGAAAGGCCAGACGCCTACCGTATCCACAAGAAGAGTATACCGAAAATGGGAAGAATGTGAATGAGGCGGTAACCAACTTGTTGAAAGGGGCAGATAATATGGGTACCGACTTATGGTGGGTAAAAAAATAA